A region from the Malus domestica chromosome 07, GDT2T_hap1 genome encodes:
- the LOC103404629 gene encoding protein transport protein SEC16B homolog — translation MASSPFEVEDTDEDFFDRLVNDDIDFTESVHKPVEKKEFVDDKAFSKLSISEVGPVGVVDTGGNASLGVNGELGHEDGAVVEQLGVSQVPAVVKEGESMKPDSRNEASTSDDIADNRNGVSLLDDRVDIRNAAGAWDDMADNINEASALEDKASNTNEAKALEDKGKEGSVNGTVNTSLASVGSGMKVAQWSSFNSDLNPSGEFGDVSGDPFANLGDIDKSWAESNVTDSAWENSVPDLGVSSYGQHQGQRYGVVEGQNLGGQHLNTSLASVGSGVQVAQWSLFNSDLNPSGEFGDISGDPFANLGDTDKSWAESNVTDSALENSVPDLGVSSYGQHQEGQRYGVVEGQNLDGQDLNTSLASVGSGVKEVQWTSFNSDFDPSGDFQDFSGDPFANLGNTDQSWATSNVTDGALESSVASVSSYGQQQGGQHYGAVEEQSTDGQEELNSSQNWDNLYPGWRYDPNTGQWYQLEGYDVNANTSADLNINANVQESVNVNSQTADNLFSDQKADVYYLQQQAQSVSQNVALGSETSAVSGWNQHSNGSTVYPAHMVFDPQYPGWYYDTIIQQWKQLESSTLAFDQSTSVEYNQQYHNLNVENHGSDVSNLDGSMRTYDQQNVSMWDNQKVSASDTISVTETQQYATQYFSTGHVTNSVNQQIGFNPSGSVALNQPASHGYDLSSGVRGFESFNPAGNHHHHQAKEPNQVTRFSPANFDSYKPVQFLQQPIERGAQFSHEASVGWSSAGRPPHALVTFGFGGKLITMKDNSNIYGSQDSVGSSINVLNLMEVVVVDKTDVASFGNDGCAYFHALCQQSYPGPLVGGSVGSSEVNKWIDDKIANCVTPYMDIRKRDHSRLLFSLLKIGCQYYGKLRSPFGTDVALKESDCPESAVAKLFASAKRSNEYGALMLQNLPSEAQSQATALEVQNLLVSGRKKEALQCAQNGQLWGPALVIASQLGEQFYGDTVKLMALNQLAAGSPLRTLCLLIARQPADVFSNATTDSSLHNSMNVSQDSQQHTQIGANSMLDEWEENLAILTANRTKDDELVIIHLGDCLWKERGQNTPAHICYLVAEANFEAYSDSARLCLIGADHLKYPRTYASPEAIQRTELYEYSRVLGNSQFLLLPFQPYKLVYAHMLAEVGKVADALKYCQAILKSLKYGRAPELDTWRQLVSLLEERIRAHQQGGYSTNSTPTKLMGKLLTLFDNTAHRVVGGLPPPAPSTSQVIAQRNEHAQQPGGPSLSNNQSTMAMPSFMPGPSLPNSQSTMVVSSFTPGPSVPNSQSTMAVPGPSVLNSQSTMAVSSFIPEPSVPNSQSTMAMSPLMPSASMEPISEWTAENNQLDVPNRSISEPDFGRSPSKVDSSKKVESSKPQENASTSTRSSRFGFGIFQKTLGFVKRSRQAKLGEKNKFYYDEKLKQWVEEGVEPPAKEAVLPPPPPTAAFPNRMQDYNVNDALVTKSFPAVNGPQIPSLVSPEPSSGIAPIPPSSNQFSARGRTGVRSRYVDTFNKGGGMPANLFQSPSLPYAKPGGGPKPNIFVPAPVTSYEETVQTPGESTHEPTVTNNNPPKSFESAFSTSQTSTLSSMTMQRFPSMDNIVQKRAGDMGNGNSYEPHESRRVASWSGSLNHASNPSMRNEIKPLGQSLGISPPSRIHSGAQPPMQFPSSGGSFGDGLQEVEL, via the exons ATGGCGAGTTCTCCATTTGAGGTGGAGGATACAGACGAGGATTTCTTTGACAGATTGGTTAATGATGACATTGACTTTACTGAATCTGTGCATAAACCGGTAGAGAAGAAAGAGTTTGTTGATGACAAAGCTTTTTCGAAATTGAGTATTTCAGAAGTAGGTCCCGTGGGAGTAGTAGACACGGGCGGCAATGCTAGTCTTGGGGTTAACGGTGAATTGGGTCATGAAGATGGGGCTGTGGTGGAACAGTTAGGTGTCAGTCAGGTCCCTGCAGTTGTTAAAGAAGGTGAGTCGATGAAACCTGATTCTAGAAATGAGGCCAGTACATCGGATGATATAGCCGATAATAGAAATGGGGTTAGTCTATTGGATGATAGAGTCGATATTAGAAATGCGGCTGGTGCATGGGATGATATGGCTGATAATATAAATGAGGCTAGTGCATTGGAGGATAAAGCGAGTAATACAAATGAGGCTAAGGCATTGGAAGATAAAGGGAAGGAAGGTTCAGTGAATGGGACGGTGAATACAAGTTTGGCATCAGTGGGATCAGGAATGAAAGTAGCTCAATGGAGTTCGTTTAACTCGGATTTGAATCCTTCTGGTGAATTTGGAGATGTCTCAGGGGACCCATTTGCAAATTTGGGTGATATAGACAAATCGTGGGCCGAGTCTAATGTCACTGATAGTGCTTGGGAGAACTCAGTTCCTGATTTAGGTGTTTCTAGTTATGGGCAGCACCAAGGTCAGCGCTATGGGGTTGTTGAGGGACAAAATTTAGGTGGGCAGCACTTGAATACAAGTTTGGCATCAGTGGGATCAGGAGTGCAAGTAGCTCAATGGAGTTTGTTTAACTCGGATTTGAATCCTTCTGGTGAATTTGGAGATATCTCAGGGGACCCATTTGCAAATTTGGGTGATACAGACAAATCGTGGGCCGAGTCTAATGTCACTGATAGTGCTTTGGAGAACTCAGTTCCTGATTTAGGTGTTTCTAGTTATGGGCAGCACCAAGAAGGTCAGCGCTATGGGGTTGTTGAGGGACAAAATTTAGATGGGCAGGACTTGAATACGAGCTTGGCATCAGTGGGATCAGGTGTGAAAGAAGTTCAATGGACTTCGTTTAACTCAGATTTCGATCCTTCTGGTGACTTTCAAGATTTCTCCGGAGACCCATTTGCAAATTTGGGTAATACAGACCAATCCTGGGCCACGTCTAATGTCACTGATGGTGCCTTGGAGAGCTCAGTTGCTAGTGTTTCTAGTTATGGGCAGCAACAAGGAGGTCAACACTACGGGGCTGTTGAGGAACAAAGTACAGATGGGCAGGAGGAGTTAAATAGTAGCCAGAATTGGGATAACCTTTATCCGGGATGGAGGTATGATCCAAATACTGGGCAATGGTATCAATTGGAGGGTTATGATGTGAATGCAAATACAAGTGCAGATTTGAACATTAATGCAAATGTTCAGGAAAGTGTAAATGTGAATTCTCAAACTGCAGACAATCTTTTTTCAGACCAGAAAGCAGATGTTTATTATTTACAGCAACAAGCGCAGTCTGTTTCTCAAAATGTGGCTCTGGGATCTGAAACTAGCGCTGTTTCTGGCTGGAACCAACATTCTAACGGGAGCACAGTCTACCCTGCACATATGGTTTTTGATCCACAATACCCTGGGTGGTACTATGACACAATAATCCAACAATGGAAGCAGTTGGAGTCTTCCACTCTGGCTTTTGACCAGTCAACAAGTGTGGAGTATAATCAGCAATATCACAATTTAAACGTGGAGAATCATGGTTCAGATGTTTCAAACTTGGATGGCTCTATGAGAACCTACGATCAGCAAAATGTGAGCATGTGGGATAATCAGAAAGTTTCCGCAAGTGACACTATTAGTGTTACTGAGACACAGCAGTACGCAACCCAGTATTTCTCAACCGGGCATGTAACCAATTCTGTGAATCAACAAATAGGGTTCAATCCTTCTGGATCCGTTGCTCTTAATCAACCGGCAAGTCATGGCTACGATTTAAGTAGTGGGGTTCGAGGGTTTGAAAGCTTTAATCCTGCTGGaaaccatcatcatcatcaagctAAGGAGCCAAACCAAGTGACACGCTTCTCACCTGCCAACTTTGATAGTTACAAGCCAGTACAATTTTTACAGCAACCAATTGAAAGGGGAGCTCAGTTTTCTCATGAGGCAAGTGTGGGATGGTCATCTGCAGGACGTCCTCCACATGCTCTAGTTACATTTGGATTTGGTGGGAAACTTATAACCATGAAAGATAATAGCAACATATATGGAAGCCAG GACTCTGTAGGAAGTTCGATTAATGTTCTCAATCTGATGGAAGTTGTTGTCGTGGACAAAACTGATGTTGCAAGCTTTGGAAATGATGGTTGTGCTTATTTCCATGCATTGTGCCAACAGTCGTACCCTGGCCCTTTGGTTggggggagtgttggaagtaGCGAAGTAAATAAATGGATAGACGACAAGATTGCAAACTGTGTAACTCCTTATATGGATATCAGAAAAAGGGACCATTCGAGGTTGCTTTTCTCTTTACTAAAAATAGGATGCCAATATTATGGAAAACTTCGATCTCCCTTTGGCACTGATGTAGCATTGAAG GAATCTGATTGTCCGGAGTCAGCCGTTGCCAAGCTTTTTGCCTCTGCTAAGAGAAGCAATGAGTATGGTGCTCTTATGTTACAGAACTTGCCTTCTGAAGCACAAAGTCAA gCGACTGCTCTTGAGGTACAAAATCTTCTTGTCTCTGGTAGGAAGAAAGAGGCTTTACAATGTGCACAGAATGGTCAATTGTGGGGTCCAGCACTTGTCATTGCATCGCAGCTTGGTGAACAG TTTTATGGCGATACTGTGAAGCTTATGGCGCTAAACCAGTTAGCAGCAGGATCACCATTGCGGACTTTGTGCTTATTAATTGCTAGGCAGCCTGCAGACGTGTTTTCCAATGCCACTACAGATAGCAGCCTACATAATTCTATGAATGTATCACAAGATTCACAACAGCACACACAG ATTGGAGCCAATTCCATGTTGGATGAATGGGAAGAGAATTTAGCCATCTTAACTGCTAACAGAACAAAAGATGATGAGCTTGTTATCATCCATCTTGGAGATTGCCTATGGAAAGAAAGGGGACAG AACACTCCTGCACACATATGTTATTTGGTTGCAGAAGCCAATTTTGAGGCATATTCAGACAGTGCTAGACTGTGTCTTATTGGTGCTGATCACTTGAAATATCCACGAACATACGCCAGTCCTGAGGCTATCCAG AGGACAGAATTATACGAATACTCAAGGGTTCTCGGAAATTCTCAGTTTCTCCTACTACCTTTTCAGCCGTATAAGCTTGTTTATGCCCACATGTTGGCAGAAGTTGGAAAAGTTGCAGATGCTTTGAA ATACTGTCAAGCAATTTTAAAGTCTTTGAAATATGGTCGAGCACCCGAACTGGACACATGGAGACAGTTAGTGTCATTGCTAGAGGAGCGGATAAGAGCCCATCAGCAG GGTGGTTACAGTACAAATTCAACTCCGACCAAACTGATGGGTAAATTGCTTACATTATTTGATAATACTGCTCATCGTGTTGTTGGAGGCCTGCCTCCACCTGCACCCTCAACAtcacaagtcattgcccaacGTAATGAGCATGCTCAACAACCAGGAGGCCCAAGTCTATCCAATAATCAATCAACAATGGCTATGCCTTCGTTTATGCCAGGCCCAAGTCTACCCAATAGTCAATCAACAATGGTTGTGTCTTCGTTTACGCCAGGACCTAGTGTGCCCAACAGTCAATCAACAATGGCCGTACCAGGGCCAAGTGTACTTAATAGTCAATCAACAATGGCCGTGTCTTCATTTATACCAGAACCAAGTGTACCCAATAGTCAATCAACAATGGCTATGTCTCCCTTAATGCCTTCAGCATCAATGGAGCCAATAAGCGAATGGACTGCCGAGAACAATCAACTGGATGTGCCCAATAGAAGCATATCAGAACCAGACTTTGGGAGAAGCCCAAGTAAG GTTGATTCATCCAAGAAAGTGGAATCTTCTAAACCGCAAGAAAATGCATCAACATCTACCAGGTCATCTCGTTTTGGTTTTGGCATATTTCAGAAGACTCTGGGGTTTGTGAAAAGATCTCGACAG GCTAAATTGGGTGAAAAGAATAAATTTTACTATGATGAGAAACTTAAGCAATGGGTTGAAGAAGGTGTTGAACCTCCAGCCAAGGAAGCAGTTTTGCCACCTCCACCACCGACTGCAGCCTTTCCGAATAGAATGCAAGATTACAATGTAAATGATGCACTGGTAACCAAAAGTTTCCCTGCAGTTAATGGGCCACAAATTCCAAGCCTGGTGTCCCCTGAACCGAGTTCTGGAATAGCACCCATTCCACCCAGTTCCAACCAGTTCTCTGCACGTGGACGTACGGGCGTTCGCTCAAG GTATGTTGATACATTCAACAAGGGCGGCGGGATGCCAGCAAACCTATTTCAGTCACCATCTCTTCCATATGCTAAACCTGGGGGTGGTCCCAAACCCAATATTTTCGTCCCTGCTCCAGTAACTTCCTATGAAGAGACAGTTCAAACACCGGGAGAAAGCACACATGAACCTACGGTGACCAACAACAATCCCCCAAAATCATTTGAGAGTGcattttccacttcgcaaacgTCAACATTGTCTTCAATGACTATGCAGCGGTTTCCCAGCATGGATAACATTGTACAAAAGAGAGCCGGAGATATGGGAAATGGTAATAGCTATGAGCCCCATGAATCCCGCCGCGTAGCATCGTGGAGTGGAAGCCTTAACCATGCTAGCAATCCTTCTATGAGGAATGAAATAAAGCCTCTAGGACAATCGCTCGGTATTTCTCCACCATCACGCATACACAGCGGTGCGCAACCACCGATGCAGTTTCCAAGTAGTGGTGGCAGTTTTGGAGACGGCCTTCAAGAAGTTGAACTCTGA